One genomic region from Thunnus maccoyii chromosome 16, fThuMac1.1, whole genome shotgun sequence encodes:
- the LOC121880721 gene encoding beta-2 adrenergic receptor, which yields MAEALQTLYAVLMVVSGVASICGNLLLLLVLLLHKDLQADTLGLTLSFSLSDLALGLSIIPFGVYNSLARPGGYTSEGVLCQGSGFIFLLLQTSSIHSLTWATVDKFTEICFALSYCSIWTAGRSRAVLALVWSFCLLNAVLPLLGFGSYAYSESRFLCCPSFTPDNRHYVVLWMLAGIVAPILTMCSLYGYIVYVARKQARRGTFMCNELHCFYVPANNYLRSSIVMVTTSVCLLVCWLPYISVCLYETFSGQQSPAVTSALSAWLVLTSAALNPWITCMMQTRYRAAVRRSIIRFIRMCSCSGTSLESRPQSSALHLDTANRISTTTATTCPPSSPKTPTPTPP from the exons ATGGCCGAGGCTCTGCAGACACTATACGCCGTCCTGATGGTTGTGTCGGGCGTGGCTTCCATCTGCGggaacctcctcctcctgctggtGCTCCTCCTCCACAAGGATCTCCAGGCGGACACGCTGGGCCTCACCCTGAGCTTCAGCCTCAGTGACCTGGCCCTCGGACTCTCCATCATCCCCTTCGGAGTCTACAACAGCCTGGCCCGGCCCGGCGGGTACACCAGCGAGGGCGTCCTGTGTCAGGGCAGCGGCTTCATCTTCCTCCTGCTGCAGACGTCCTCCATACACTCGCTGACGTGGGCCACCGTCGACAAGTTCACCGAGATCTGCTTTGCACTCAGCTACTGCAGCATCTGGACGGCCGGACGGAGCCGGGCGGTGCTGGCGCTGGTCTGGTCCTTCTGCCTGCTGAACGCTGTCCTGCCCCTGCTGGGGTTTGGCAGCTACGCCTACAGCGAGTCACGGTTCCTCTGCTGCCCGAGCTTCACGCCCGACAACAGGCATTACGTGGTGCTGTGGATGTTAGCGGGCATCGTGGCGCCAATCCTCACCATGTGCTCTCTGTATGGATACATCGTTTATGTGGCCCGGAAACAGGCCAGGAGGGGAACCTTCATGTGCAATGAGCTACACTGCTTCTACGTTCCTGCCAACAATTACCTGAGGAGCTCCATCGTCATGGTCACAACCTCAG TGTGCCTGCTGGTGTGCTGGTTGCCCTacatctctgtgtgtctgtacgAGACGTTCAGCGGTCAGCAGAGTCCCGCGGTGACCTCTGCCCTCTCCGCTTGGCTAGTCCTGACCAGCGCCGCCCTCAACCCCTGGATCACCTGCATGATGCAGAC CAGGTACAGGGCAGCGGTGCGTAGAAGCATCATCAGGTTTATTCGGATGTGTTCGTGTTCTGGGACGTCTCTGGAGTCCCGCCCCCAAAGCTCCGCCCTCCACCTGGACACAGCTAATCGCATCAGCACAACGACGGCAACAACGTGCCCACCTTCATCACCAAAAACACCCACACCGACACCACCATGA